The following DNA comes from Mugil cephalus isolate CIBA_MC_2020 chromosome 6, CIBA_Mcephalus_1.1, whole genome shotgun sequence.
GGTTATGAACCATTTCTTTCATAATGGACCATAACTTCAAATATTCTCCAGAGACAAATTATCTTGGACCAGGTCCTTGATGGTTGTTGATGTTAAACTGGGACTTTGCTGATTTCATAAAACTAATTTGCTGTAGCTGAAGACAGAGATGAGGTTTCATGTACCTGCTCATGGTGATTCTCTCCTTATTTCAGTGTGGTAATGTTTTCCCAccgtctgtgtctgttttccaTGCCCTGAACAAACTCTCTTTGCCCTTGACTTCGGTCAGCCAGCTTTGTCACGTTGTGTGTCCTCCTGTCACCCCTGACCCCAGGCCAGCCCTCACCACGGGGGCATCTCTCGGGAAGAGGAGCTGCTGCGGGAGAGGAAGCGTTTGGGGGTATCAGGCATCACCTCCTACGACTACCACCGGCCCAGcggcctcttcctctttcaggcCAACAGCAGCCTGTACTACTGCCGCGACGGTGGAAACAACAGCCTCATTGTGAGTTATTAAGGAACGACTGGTTCGTACACACCTGATAGAGGCTGATTGGGAGGAGATTTATTTTGAGGACAACGGATGGAAATTAGCTTCTAGCTAAATCCGTCATATTTTACACAGTGTTGTGTATTTGTAGCAAGTGTTAATTTGCGCTGTCCTCAttaaatagacaaataaaataaataaaattataagcTTCGAATGCCGCCTTTAGGCTAATGTGAAGTTGGCTGTTCTTTCACACTTTATGGTATTCAGcagttgtttaaaataactgagagttTGTCGTACTATtgaattgcattgtgttgtaccaacacatgttgctattattttgacaaacccaCTTTAGTCAATGGCTGAGAGAATAGATTTGAATCCACAACCTTCTTCCTGTGAGGCATCATTGAGCTGTAAAGCAGTTAGAtccatatatttttaatttagctgttcaaaaactattaaataatattaaattagttaaatatCAGAAAAGAGCCAAACAGGAATCTTCATATTTACGGTTTCTTCTAATCTTAGCTGCTGTATAAACATAGATGAACTGAGCAGTTCACACTTCTGGTTTCAAGAGGTCACCacaaaagaaactgaataaattGTTTTTCCTGTCGTTAATAAAGTGTTGTACTGTAACGATATAAGACAGAAATCTTCAAACTGATACCTACacatatgtgttctgtattaaactcggcctagtgctttttataaatatacattattattatcatgttgcatttaatattaagttatCCCTTGtccctttacaaaaatatgttggattcatgtttatgtgtatttaaataactttaaatttgcggtgtgtgtgtatttttcagaCTTCTCCTGTAAAACCCGTGGAGATTAAGAGCCAGAATTCAGGAACGCGCATGGACCCCAAGATCTGCCCCGGCGACCCCAACTTCATCGGCTTCATCAACAACAACGACATCTGGGTGACGAACATCGAGacgggagaagagaggagactCACCTTCTGCCACAAATGTCAGGGCCGCATGATTTTTTTAACGCAGACGCTCTCAACCTTAACCTTTAAGACGGTGCCCTGAAGATCAGCTGTTTCGTTTCTTGTTTTAGGCGTCGAAAACCCAAAAGAGGATCCTAAATCTGCTGGTATAGCTACTTTTGTAACCCAAGAAGAATTCGATCGCTTCACTGGATACTGGTGGTCTCCGGCTGCGTGTGAAGGTGACTAAATAAACTGTCAGCGCTCAGTTTTCAAccattacaataaaataaaccattgtATTAACATCAAGATTAAGAAATTGGTCATTTAAGGCACGTTTCTCGTtccaaaaggaaaaataattgtGGCTTCTAACCACTTTCCTACTCATCTCTGTTTGAGTCAGAGTCTGACGGGGGTAAGACTCTGCAGATTTTGTATGAGGAGGTGGACGAGTCCGAGGTGGAGATCATCCACGTCCCGTCTCCAGCTCTGGAGGAGCGTAAGACAGACGTCTACAGATACCCACGTGCAGGTATGAACACGCCGTCATTTGATATTTGCGTTGCTGCCGTTTCTCGCATTTCCCTTCACTGTGTGTACATCCGTCAACGTTTGGCAGTTTGCGTTTATACTTTCATTTCTTCACAGGCAGCAAGAATCCTGATATCACCCTCAAAATAGCAGAAATCAGGACGGACGGTCTCGGCAAAGTGAGTACCGGTTCGGTCCCTCGGAGCGTCCTGATGCGGTTGTGGATGTTTTCATCTGCAGTCAAAAGGACACTGGAACGGTCTGAGCTGTGGTCTGCTTGGTGTCATTTCTCCCTCAGATTGTCAGCACACAGGAAAAGGAGCTGCCTGTGCCCTTCAGCCGCCTGTTTCCCACTGCAGAGTACATTACGAGGGCCGGATGGACGAGAGACGGTCGATAGTAAGTTTCTTTCCTCTAAGAGGCAGATTTAGCTCCGTTCTCTGCACAAGCTCCCGTCCAGTGATGCCGGTAACGCGTTACTCTAATCCGACCACTTTTTTCCAGTAATATGTAATCTAAcgtgttactatttccaaaccagtaatcagattaaagttacttatccaagttactgtTCGTTGctattttcccattttatattttttctttcttcttgcgtCTCCCGGACTTAAGTATGCGACcggtcacgttttcagcatgaggacaactcacgtgtAATATCATGCAGcgacacaaacgtaaacaacaGAGAGATAAGCGtaatattttgagtttgtgtcaccTGAAGGCAATAATatctgtggagtagtggttaaaGGTCACAGGTTCGCCTCCCAATTTGCTCTCGGGTGCAAGGATCAATGTaactaataaaactaataaagtaacttttaATCCGACtttctccgtctccgtctctgtgtcCGTCAGTGCGTGGGCGGTCATGATGGACAGACGGCAGCAGCATCTCCAGTTAGTCCTGCTGCCTCCTGCGCTCTTCATCCCCGTCCATCAGGACGAAGCCAAAAGACAAGAGAGCCTGGAGGCCCTCGGAGACACAGTCCAACCCTTCATCATCTACCAGGAGACGAGTGATATCTGGATCAATGTGAGGCACAGggctgtttttagttttcctcAAAAATGTCTGTGTCAGTTATTTGTcgtaaaaacatttctgctctGGTCTCGGTTTATGTTGTATGTTATTACGTTTTTCTCACTGCAAGTGTTTCGTTTGTCCTCCAGGTCCATGACATCTTCCATCCTTTCATCCAAACCAGTGAGGATGAGTTCACCTTCATCACAGTAAACGAGTCCAAAACCGGCTTCTGCCACCTGTATAAGATCACCTCAGTGTTAGAGCGCGGCAGATATCACTGGGCCAAAGGCTACACACACTCTGAAGGTACGAAGAAATAAAGTCTGAACACGGCTTCAAGTAATATTTAGTCATTTTGTTGCCATGgtcacattttcctctttcaggTAGAGTTCACTTTCTGTTCtatttgaatttttgtttttattttcactttcaattTATGccgtcacattttttttctcctctgtcaccAGATGATTTCAAGTGTCCAGTCAAAGAGGAGGTGACTGTCACCAGTGGGGACTGGGAGGTGCTGGCCAATCACGGAGCAAAGGTAACTCCCCACCATCCCACATATCTACCTACACTACTgacaataatgtatatgtaaCTATATTAAACACTTTCTACAAAGAAAAATGCTCATGAGTCCACTAAGCTGTAAATTACAGTTAGGATTCACTATGTGGCGGCTGCAGGAGTGAAATAAATTTGGTCATTTAGGcctaaataatataaatttaatttaatcacatagtgtttttgttgttgtaagtGTGAAGAATACACAGTATGTATCTTATGAGGCTTTGTAATAATATTGTAACGATCATATTATCTTTaggtgtttaaaaataaaataattttatgtaTCATATATCATCTATCATCCATAAATTAGGGAAAACTCAATGATTTTCGAGACTTGAATAAAGAATATTAATATGTAGAATGAAACAATAACACGTCATCAAAGGAGATTGTAACTGACTAAGTTTTCTTgctctgtggtgtttttatGCAGCGCTCGTCAAGTCCTCAGATTTGGGTGGACGAAGCAGCAAAGCTGGTTTACTTCCAGGGAACCAAAGACTCGCCCCTGGAGCATCACCTTTATGTGGTGAGCTACGACTCGCCGGGCGAAATCGTCAGACTCACCAAACCCGGCTTCTCCCACAGCTGCTCCGTGAGCcaggtaacacaacacacaccgaTACCGAAGAGAGGTTTATCTGTTGTTACCTGTTCCTTTCTTTTGTTAACTTGCCTTGTTTTTAAGTtctataatgaaaataaattgttgcTCCTTTTCACTATGTACCAGTAGATAGTTTCATGTGTCATTATAAAAGACTGTGCCCTTTCACTATAATATACGTACATAATAATAGCACAAAATATCATCATTAGAGATGTTGACCTCATCTCCTCCGTTCAAGTGTTCTCTGAATCTTTGTttcatctcttttctttcacGCAGACCTTTGACATGTTTATCAGCCACTACAGCAGCTTGAACACTACGCCCTGTGTTCACATCTACAAGCTGAGCGGCTCAGACAGCGACCCCCTGCACAAAGAGCCCCAGTTCTGTGCCAGCATGATGGAAGCTTCAAGTGAGAAAtaccttgttttttgttttttttctttgactggtttttaaacaattttatcttatcttgtcaCTTCCTGCAGTTAAGTAGTTCTTTTTTGCGTTCgttttttctttccaggctTCTCGTTTGACCCCAGCCCTCCAGAGATCTTTAGCTTCACGGGGAAGTCGGGCTTTGAGCTCTACGGCATGTTGTATAAACCACACAACCTGGTCCCCGGCAAGAAGCATCCCACCGTCGTCTTTGTTTACGGGGGTCCTCAGGTTCGATCTCTGCCTCTCCCAAgtacatgttgttgtgttgtgctctTTCTGCATCATTACGCTCCATCTACTCGGATGTCTTCTTATATTGAATATGATATTGGCTCCACAGTGATCGGTTGTAGAAGCATAACGAGGATTAACTCTCAAGGGTTCAGCCTTTTGCTTTGACTCCTCACATACTGGTCATACAACATGACCTCATGCCCTCAGGCAGACGGCACAGAGCCataaaaacgcacacaaacagattCCACTAAACAAATCATACTAATATTCATGGGATAATATGAAATAAGAGACTGTGCAGTTTCATTCTGTTATTTAATGCTCTGAGTAATGtctgtatttacttattttaatgtGGATGTGTGGTATGCCACTGTGAGGAGCCCCCTGCAATCACTtatacaatgacaataaaggcatgttatattctattatattatattagacACTTAAGCAGGATAGATGCATGCGACAgttaagtttttctttgttagtGGAGGAAGGTCGTTGGTTGTAGTGACACTAACATTAACGTGATGTTTATTCTTCCAGGTGCAGTTAGTTAATAACTCTTATAAAGGAGTGAAGTACCTGCGGTTGATCACGCTGGCGTCTCTGGGCTACGTCGTGTTGGTGATCGATGGACGGGGCTCCTGTCAGCGAGGACTCAAGTTTGAAGGAGCAGTAAAGGACAAAATGGTACGAGGATCGATGTGAAGACTTCAGACGCATACGACATAACAGCGTTTTTATTTTAGACAGTTTAATTAACTTTACTGACATTAGATAGCGAGTACGTAGATGTGTCAAAGTGAATGAGGTGTTAACGTCTCAAACATCTGTTCTCCGTCCAGGGTCAGGTGGAGATTGAAGACCAGGTGGAGGGTTTGCACTACGTAGCTGACAAGTACAAGTTTGTGGACCTGAGTCGTGTCGCCATCCACGGCTGGTCGTACGGAGGCTTCCTCTCCCTCATGGGCCTCATCCACAAACCCGACGTCTTTAAGGTTTAAACCACAAACGTTTTTTTATAACTgaattattctatttttatattctgcTCCAGCTGTGaattattcttttgttttttatgagtggAAAACAGATAAAGTGActccctgtttgtttgttgatcaGGTTGCCATAGCAGGCGCTCCAGTGACCCTGTGGATGGCCTACGACACCGGCTACACGGAGCGATATCTGGACACGCCCGAGAAAAACCAGAAGGGATATGAAGCTTGTTCTGTCGCCCTGCATGTCGACAAACTCCCCAGCGAGTGAGAACTGTCATATATTTATAACGCAACATGTCTGGGATTATAACTTTATGCCTTTATGGATGTTTATCAGGGAGTTACAGCATCAGTTTTCCAACTAACACTATCTCTTTTTTTATCTAACACTTCATTGTCCTCTTCTGTCTGAGAGGAAAGCTGACTGTGTAGATTTCACAGCACAGTGCTGGTGGTTGTTTACTTGTACGTTAAAGGTGGATGTAACTATCGGGTTTTAGTAGAATACCACTCTTCACTGCCTGCTAGATCTCTACAAAGTCTCCAGTAGACTCTCAGTTCAGCTCTTGATGAATCCCACCGTGTTCCCGGACCTATTCTGGGTTTACCCCggggtctcctcctcctcctcctcgctggcCGGTGAACCTCCATCTGCATCTGCCGTTAGCCAAATTAATTTCATCTCATcgctcctttaaaaaaataaataaaaaaattctatAATTAATTAGATCCTAGATCTCAAAATAAGCTGCTTATGGGAGCTGGACTGAAGTGATTGACGGGCCTGTTCTGGTTTCCACTCTCTTCCAACCTTCACTcgttcctccatctcctcctgatTAGGCCACGATTAAGTCCTCAAACCATTAACGCTGTGGCTACATCTGcctttttatatacagtctgtgatGTAGACATAAACATGTACAGCTcgattgtgtttctgttttcatgctggttgtgtgtgaataacGTGTGTGCATCTTTGTGTCCACCACAGGCCCAACAGGCTGCTGATCCTGCATGGATTCCTAGATGAGAACGTGCACTTTTTCCACACTAACTTCCTGGTGTCTCAGCTGATCCGAGCGGGGAAGCCGTACAGCCTGCAGGTACGACGCTTTAGCCCCATCACATAGAGGATTTAAGATTTGCTTAGAGGGAGTGAGCTtaagaaaaactttattttaattgtatgCTAtagatacaatgaaaatcataaGGACCATTTTCTAAGAAGAATAACatagaaatgtataaaaatacttGTCAATTCATTTTATGTCTATTTATTATGATATATATCAAGAATTTTATAATATTCAGGTGGGTTAAAGCCAGAGGGAGTATCCAGTATCCAGATTTCTCTGCATTTATGTAGAATAGAGGATGTGAAATACTAGACTCAAGCTGCAAAAtatttgattgattagacattttttatatatatattttttttaaattttcgcCAAATtcgaatttaaatttctttaaaaacacatcaacaaaacCCCAACGTCTTTTAGTATGTTAGTATTTAGCTATGTTTTTAGCTAAAACTGTCCAGAAAGTAATTGACagattgacagttttaactgtAATCgtagctaaatgttttgtcattagggGAACTTGACAGAGTCGGCATGTAATAAATATGCAGCGTTGTGATAGTAGCGatggggggcggggcctactgtgggcttagattgaaataaaaaaatgtatatatatatttgaacctgtgtattatttgaatagcaaaatgataataagtttaatatagatcacatatagtatgtagggggtccctacttaatctctccatcagtttggggcccttgtcctgaaaaaagacccctgatttaaaagGATTGATCACATTtgttaattgtgttgttttctgttttttttttttccaggtttatCCCAATGAACGACACAGCATCAGGTGTCCAGAGTCTGGAGAGCACTATGAGATTACACTGCTGCACTTCCTCCAGCAGAACCTCTGATAAGCCTTTCATTTCACGgcctcctctcttcctgctctcttctcctcatcctccctttcACATTCCTGCATCAACCTCTCTCTCTTCACTCAGTTTTAATGCAGTCTATGCCAAACCTCATCACACCTCAAAGAGTTTTTAATCAGTCTTTCAGGTGCTGCAGCATTTTAGCGTCAGTGAATTCTTTAAAAGATTAAAGTTTCAGGCTTTAAAGCTGCGTTTCCACAGCGGAGGGGAAAAAGGATTGCTTTACGCTACGAAACAAGTAGAGGGCGCCGTTTACCCAGAACAATCAGGGCCGGAGCTTTCTGAGTATGTTACAGACGTGATTATTGATGTTTAAGGAGCCGCTTGTTGCGCCGACATAATGGAATCATCAGCAATGCAAAGTACAGACACGgacctttccttttccttttggtGCTTCTGTTTTACTAGGACCCATCACTATTTCCCTCTGTGAATAAACACTGGTGTGATGTTATCAAATGTAATAACAAGCAGCGCTTAACCTTCTCTGTCGGACACGTCGTAGTCTTATTTGCTTTGTGATTTGTCTCTTATGTGTTGTCATAGCTGACGTTTTATGTGGTTTGCCGAACTTTGGCGAATACACgcgaggaaggaaaaaaaaaaagttaaatgccacattttattgtgtattattaaaaaaatattgactttTATGGATTCTTATGCATTCATAAATGGTGGACATATGTAGCGACCTGTCGCTGTTGCTTTAACTTTTCTGGggagcttcttttttcttctgccgCTGAGGACGTTTGCACAGTACAGTACGTATTTGCCTTGGTGCCAACACACTCGCTTACAAAGTGATGTGAAACAAAATCGTTGGCAGTCTGAGGTGCCTTGAGTTTCAGAGCGCCCGCTCAtaaagtgcatatatatataaatataaatatatatcaggGAATCTGTCAAAGGACCTACGACGATAAAATGCCTTGTAACTCAAGTGTCTGATGAACATCTGTAAGATGAGCGACCATGACCTGTACATGGTTAAATGTACTCTCAGAtactaaagaaataaaaagaagtgaacaatctttttttccaaGTCTTGTCACATGGcaacttttattatttgtagAAGCTGTTCAGTGACCATGTTCTGGAAAGATGAGGGATGTTAAGGCAGTGATGCGTTATCGGTCAAGTTTAGAAGCACGGAGATAAAACACGACTAAAGGCGTAAAAAGTAAActtaaacaaagaaaagtgtTGTTAATTTACTCTAAGGATCTACTCTGAAAACACAGTGGTTGCAACAATGCAGCTCTATATTTCTGTGGCTGCGTGGCTTATTTATTACTCGTTATTGTACCTGATTTGTAACGTTCAGATGTGTAAAGTGTGTGAACCGTGTGTGTGATCACAGCTTGTTGTGACGTAGGAGGGAAAACTCTTCTCCGATCAGAAGGAATTACTTATTGCTTTGcagttgaataaaaaataaataaataaacgagaAGATGTCAGCTTTTCCGGTGCATGtcgtatacactgatcagccgtaacattatgaccacctgcctaaacCATCCCTGGCCTGTCGAGGTttgctcctgtatcgctgaatgggtgaagtgctgaaagaaagatgacatcttctgcctccgtttactaaaatatgttgagtTCATGTTaatctgcagtacctccacagacctgCCAAGGACCTACGGATTAAAGTGTAAAATCCATCATCTGTTTTCTGCGGGTTTATTCATTTGGGACTCAGTTGATGAAGAGCCGGGATCGATTTcacctttaaaaagtttatttctata
Coding sequences within:
- the LOC125009272 gene encoding dipeptidyl peptidase 9-like, whose amino-acid sequence is MYRVKRLKIEDKTEDGQDNVREALADMTGVDELSDSTEVVEMEDVNSTQFQVEKHTWDGFRKIIHNSRKHTSVVISKAPHDFQFIQKDEASPHSHRIYYLGMHYASRENALLYSDIPKKIRKDALLVLSWKPMLDHFQASPHHGGISREEELLRERKRLGVSGITSYDYHRPSGLFLFQANSSLYYCRDGGNNSLITSPVKPVEIKSQNSGTRMDPKICPGDPNFIGFINNNDIWVTNIETGEERRLTFCHKCVENPKEDPKSAGIATFVTQEEFDRFTGYWWSPAACEESDGGKTLQILYEEVDESEVEIIHVPSPALEERKTDVYRYPRAGSKNPDITLKIAEIRTDGLGKIVSTQEKELPVPFSRLFPTAEYITRAGWTRDGRYAWAVMMDRRQQHLQLVLLPPALFIPVHQDEAKRQESLEALGDTVQPFIIYQETSDIWINVHDIFHPFIQTSEDEFTFITVNESKTGFCHLYKITSVLERGRYHWAKGYTHSEDDFKCPVKEEVTVTSGDWEVLANHGAKRSSSPQIWVDEAAKLVYFQGTKDSPLEHHLYVVSYDSPGEIVRLTKPGFSHSCSVSQTFDMFISHYSSLNTTPCVHIYKLSGSDSDPLHKEPQFCASMMEASSFSFDPSPPEIFSFTGKSGFELYGMLYKPHNLVPGKKHPTVVFVYGGPQVQLVNNSYKGVKYLRLITLASLGYVVLVIDGRGSCQRGLKFEGAVKDKMGQVEIEDQVEGLHYVADKYKFVDLSRVAIHGWSYGGFLSLMGLIHKPDVFKVAIAGAPVTLWMAYDTGYTERYLDTPEKNQKGYEACSVALHVDKLPSEPNRLLILHGFLDENVHFFHTNFLVSQLIRAGKPYSLQVYPNERHSIRCPESGEHYEITLLHFLQQNL